AACGCGATAGTGAGGGCGGCGGCCACGACGTGCGCGCCGAGCATCCCGGCATCCGGTGTGACGGTCGAGGTCAGTGGATCCAGCGTCATCACGTGATGATGGCCCGCACTGACAGTGGGTGCCGCGGTCGCACCGAGCACGACGAAGAGCACATGGAAGACGGTCTGCGAGACCACCACGGCAGCGCTCAAACGTGCCATTCCTGGTGTGCGCCCGACCAGCAGTGCTGCGAGCGGGGAGAGGAAGACACTGAGCGCGATGACCAGCAATGGATGCGGAGGCGCACCACCGCCGATCGTGTGCGAGACGGCGGCGATGATCGTCGCGATCGACGATGCAGCTGCTCCGCGGAGGAGTCGCAGCTGCCGAGAGGTCACGGTTCCAGCCTATGCGGCGGATTCCTAGTTCGCGCGCAGTAGCGTTGGGACGTGGAAATCCTGTTGTACGTCGCCGGCATCCTGTTCATGCTGGTCGGGCTCGGTCTATCGATCGGTCTGCACGAGGTGGGCCATCTCGTGCCGGCGAAGCTGTTCGGCGTGCGCGTGGGGCAGTACATGATCGGCTTCGGTCCACGTCTCTGGTCGAAGAAGATCGGCGAGACCGAGTACGGATTCAAGGTTCTTCCCCTCGGCGGATTCATCTCGATGTCGGGTATGTATCCAGCATCCGAGGGCAAGCCGGTGCGCGGTCTTTTCCGCACCCTCGTGCAGGATGCGAGATCGGCGAACGACGAGACCATCGCGGAGGGCGCTGAAGAGCGCGTCTTCTACAAGCTGCCGGTATGGAAGCGCATCGTCGTGATGCTCGGCGGCCCGATCATGAACCTGATCCTTGCCATCATCATCTTCACCGTGCTGGCATCCGGAATCGGTCTCCAGCAGGGCACGACGACCATCGCAGGCGTCAACGAGTGCGTGCTCCCCGCAGGCACGTCGCAGACCGAGTGCGAGCCGGGCGATCCTGCGACGCCGGCGGCTGAGGCGGGGGTGCTGCCTGGGGATGTACTGGTCTCGGTGGACGGAACTCCGGTTTCGACGTTCGCCGAAGCGACGGAGATCGTGCAGGCTGCTCCTGGGCAGCAGCTCGATATGGTCGTGCTGCGCGACGGCGAGAACGTGGATCTGACGATCACACCCATTGCCGCGGAACGTGAACTCACGGATGCCTCGGGGCAGCCATTGCTCGACGACGACGGCACGCAGGTCGTCGCTGAGGTGGGCTACGTGGGCATGCTCTCGCAGATGGGTTACGTGCCGCAGCCGATCGGTACCGGGGCCGAGCTCGCGGGCGAGAACGTCGGGCGCGTGGTGGGCCTGATCGCGACGCTGCCGGTCAAGCTGTGGGGCGTCGGGGTGTCGCTGTTCACGGGCGCCGACCGCGACCCGAGCGGGCCGTTGAGCGTGGTCGGGGTCGGCCGTCTCGCGGGCGAGGTCGCCGCGACGGACGCTCCGGTGCTGAACCGGTTCGTCGTGCTGCTCAACCTGCTCGGATCACTCAACATCGCCCTGTTCGTCTTCAACCTGATCCCGCTGCTGCCCCTGGACGGCGGGCACGTGGTCGTCGCTCTGTGGGACGGCATCCGGCGCGCCTGGGCAAAGTTGTTCCGTCGTCCGCCGCCCGCACCGGTGGACGCGACGCGGCTGGTGCCGCTGACGGTGATCGTGGCGGTGCTGCTGATCGGAATGGGCGCGCTGCTGATGATCGCGGATCTCGTGAACCCGGTCGACCTGCTCGGCTAGGCGCTCCACGTTGCTCGGTACGCGCCGCCACTCTTCCTCCACAAGTGCGCGTTCTTGGGTGGTTATCCACGGGTGGTGAATGTGGTCTGATCTGGGGTTTGAATGTCGGTGGCCCTGGGTTGAATGGGGGTATGGCATCAGTTGTGGAGGAGTTGGAGAGCATCGATCGGTTGTTGGCCGATGCGGTGGGTTCTTCCTGTGCGGGTGGCGGTGCAGATGGCGGGGTACGCTTCGCGAACGACACCGAACTGTTGGATGTGATGCAGGTGTTGGGGCGTGTGCAGCGACGCCTGGATGGTGCGATCGTCGCGGTGACAGACCAGGTCGTGGAGCGGGATCAGGTGGAGCGTGATGCACGTTTCTCGACCAGGGCGGGATGCCGTGATGCGGCAGAAGTGCTGCGACGCACGCTGCTCGTGGATGGTCCTGCCGCACGCCGGTATGTGGCCGCGGCCGGGGCGGTGCGTCGGGAGCAGGACATCACCTCGGGTGCGTTGTTGCCAGGGAAGTTCCCCGAGCTGGCGGCGGCACTGGCGGACGGATATCTGTCTGTGGGTGGGTTTTTGGCGTGCACGGTCCCGTTGCTGAAAGCGGCCCGGATCGGGGTGGCGGATCGGCTGGCGTCGGATGCGGTGCTGGCACGCTTCGCGTCCGGGCTGCCGGTGGACGGCACGGATCCGGGAGACGGTGAGCGTGGGCCGTTGCCGACGACGGATGAGCTCGCCGCCCTGGTCGCGCATATCGTGGCCCGGTTGGATCCGGATGGCGCCGAGCCATCGGATCGGGCGGGCAAGCGGCGCCGGCATTTCACGATCGGGAAGCTCCGCGACGGGTCCGTGCCGGTGCGGGGAGAGTTGCTGCCGGAGGTCGCGGCACAGTTGCAGAAACTCATCGATAGCCTCCTGAATCCGAAAGCGGGCGACGAGGGCTCCGGCAGTACGGTGCGATTCCGGCCCTCGGACGATGATGGCGACGGTGAGCGCCGTGACGACGGCACCAGCGAACGCGATGACGGCACCGGCGACGACGACCGTGACGGCACCGGTGATGCGGGGTTCGCGGCGAAGTACGCCTCCAGCAGCACCGAGTACGGGGCCGGGGAACATTCGGATCGTGCGGACGGGCTCGAGCCCCACAAGGCGGCCTCTCCGCCCGCAGGCGGGGCGGACCTGCGCACGCACGCCCAGAAGCGTCACGACGCGTTCGCGACCGTACTGATGGTCGCTGCCGCATCCGGAGGCATGCCCATGTTGGGTGGGGCTGCACCGACGCTGGTCGTCTCCGTCACCGCAGAAGACTTCGCCCACCGCACCGGACGCGCCAAAGTCGAAGGCGCCGGATACGACGTCCCGCTCGGCGCCGCCGACCACGCCGGGTGTGCGGGCGGCGTCCAACGTGTCCTGTTCGATGACAAGGGTGCGATCGTCGGAATCAGCACCAGCGCACGCCTGTTCAACGCGACCCAACGACGGGCGATCGTGCTCCGCGACCGCGAATGCCTCATCCCCGGCTGCCACATCCCCGCCGAATGGTGCGAGATCCACCACGTCCAAGAACACGCCCAAGACGGACCCACCCACACCAGCAACGGTGTGCCCCTGTGCTGGCACCACCACCGCACCCTCGACGACGGCACCTGGAGAATCCGCATCCACCACGGACTCCCCGAAATCCGAGGACCCGGCTGGTGGGACCCCTACGCCAAATGGCGATCACCCCACCTCGACTACACCGCGGTCGACAACGCCCTCAACACCGAACGCGCACGAGAACCCGCACGAGAACTAGAACCCGCACCAGAACGAGAACCCGCATGGAACACCTGGTGACTGACCGCTAGCCGATCATCAGGCGAGTGCGTCGCTGATCAGGCGCTCAAGCGTGCGGATGCCGTCGCGAGACAGGATCGATTCGAGGTGCCCCTGCACCGACGCGAACGAGGGTCCACGTAGGGCGTAGACGTCGCCGGTTGTGGCGTCGGCAGACACTTCGGCGGCACCCGCAACGGTCGTGCCGGGGGAGACCCGGGCCGTGAACGTGTTGTAGAACCCGATCGAGGCATCCTCGCCGAACATCGGCACGATCTTCTGCAAGCCCTGGTGCGGTGC
The DNA window shown above is from Microbacterium murale and carries:
- a CDS encoding M50 family metallopeptidase → MEILLYVAGILFMLVGLGLSIGLHEVGHLVPAKLFGVRVGQYMIGFGPRLWSKKIGETEYGFKVLPLGGFISMSGMYPASEGKPVRGLFRTLVQDARSANDETIAEGAEERVFYKLPVWKRIVVMLGGPIMNLILAIIIFTVLASGIGLQQGTTTIAGVNECVLPAGTSQTECEPGDPATPAAEAGVLPGDVLVSVDGTPVSTFAEATEIVQAAPGQQLDMVVLRDGENVDLTITPIAAERELTDASGQPLLDDDGTQVVAEVGYVGMLSQMGYVPQPIGTGAELAGENVGRVVGLIATLPVKLWGVGVSLFTGADRDPSGPLSVVGVGRLAGEVAATDAPVLNRFVVLLNLLGSLNIALFVFNLIPLLPLDGGHVVVALWDGIRRAWAKLFRRPPPAPVDATRLVPLTVIVAVLLIGMGALLMIADLVNPVDLLG
- a CDS encoding HNH endonuclease signature motif containing protein, giving the protein MASVVEELESIDRLLADAVGSSCAGGGADGGVRFANDTELLDVMQVLGRVQRRLDGAIVAVTDQVVERDQVERDARFSTRAGCRDAAEVLRRTLLVDGPAARRYVAAAGAVRREQDITSGALLPGKFPELAAALADGYLSVGGFLACTVPLLKAARIGVADRLASDAVLARFASGLPVDGTDPGDGERGPLPTTDELAALVAHIVARLDPDGAEPSDRAGKRRRHFTIGKLRDGSVPVRGELLPEVAAQLQKLIDSLLNPKAGDEGSGSTVRFRPSDDDGDGERRDDGTSERDDGTGDDDRDGTGDAGFAAKYASSSTEYGAGEHSDRADGLEPHKAASPPAGGADLRTHAQKRHDAFATVLMVAAASGGMPMLGGAAPTLVVSVTAEDFAHRTGRAKVEGAGYDVPLGAADHAGCAGGVQRVLFDDKGAIVGISTSARLFNATQRRAIVLRDRECLIPGCHIPAEWCEIHHVQEHAQDGPTHTSNGVPLCWHHHRTLDDGTWRIRIHHGLPEIRGPGWWDPYAKWRSPHLDYTAVDNALNTERAREPARELEPAPEREPAWNTW